A single window of Streptomyces aquilus DNA harbors:
- a CDS encoding MarR family winged helix-turn-helix transcriptional regulator, producing the protein MIIDRISFALAHSGKVVETAIRQVLAEQGLKLSHAHVLGLLADRERLSQQALIEELRVDPSVLVTLLNVLEGDGLVARRRDPSDRRRHVVEISDRGTALVAQVDSAVQAAEVELFGGLDEQELATLRLLLDRVKGARTDACAD; encoded by the coding sequence GTGATCATCGACCGCATCAGCTTCGCTCTGGCTCACTCCGGCAAGGTCGTCGAGACGGCGATCCGGCAGGTCCTCGCCGAGCAGGGCCTCAAGCTCAGTCACGCGCATGTGCTGGGCCTGCTGGCCGATCGCGAGCGGTTGAGTCAGCAGGCACTGATCGAGGAACTGCGGGTCGATCCCAGCGTGTTGGTCACGCTGCTCAACGTCCTCGAGGGTGACGGGCTGGTCGCCCGTCGCCGCGATCCCTCGGACCGGCGCCGGCACGTCGTGGAGATCTCCGATCGCGGGACGGCCCTGGTCGCCCAGGTCGACAGTGCCGTACAGGCTGCCGAGGTGGAGCTGTTCGGCGGCCTCGACGAACAGGAACTGGCCACCCTGCGCCTCCTGCTCGACCGCGTGAAGGGTGCGAGGACGGACGCCTGCGCGGACTGA
- a CDS encoding ferredoxin, with product MTADSSARIVVDRDRCTGIGICESIADDYFEVGDDGTLELARDQVPQSDLERLREAVRGCPARALTLAEQA from the coding sequence ATGACGGCTGACAGCAGTGCAAGGATCGTTGTCGATCGCGACCGGTGTACCGGTATCGGAATCTGTGAGTCGATCGCCGACGACTACTTCGAAGTCGGCGACGACGGGACGCTGGAACTGGCGCGTGATCAGGTGCCGCAGAGCGATCTCGAGCGGTTGCGCGAGGCGGTGCGTGGATGCCCGGCCCGTGCGCTGACGTTGGCAGAGCAGGCGTGA
- a CDS encoding CoA transferase, producing the protein MAASDEVTRGMLGDVRVLDLAEGGAGSLAAAILGDYGAEVLKVVARDPRREPTDALPGWLVRNRSKTLVHADASAAADRAEIGRLADSADVVVVDTLDRLTAFGVDADSLGTRRLVVRTPPYLPDGAPWSGEGESAELLSAIFGLSAYQASYPGSPVDAVYPYLVQAHGVWTATCVVAALVEYRYTGLGQLLTVSGFNAAAVFGDPVITRPDDEPDPDRGIGPEGLNPMYTRYQAADGEWVFVGGLGPKFSNLVIDIVGLRELLDDPRIGGRIERLWHIDNSRWVMKAFQERFMTRPAAEWVELLERGDVPCVQLAHREEWFRSEQMKLMDQRISLFDPVLGGIHMTGAVVDSVTVPAAVSATSGAVTVADAQWHVTPGSPATARPAVDGGQGPLAGYRAAVSGSYVAGPYVGRLLAELGVDVIKVEPLVGDPWRMQGFSLNRGYRSIAIDLSGQDGKQALGRLLTSCDVVVDNFRLGVTKRLGMSHEDLTEDRKDIVTVSVTAYGERGPLARKPGYDVVIQAAAGMMLAQGGDDEPVPYSVPPNDMTTGVCGTLASVLGIYHRTMTGEGQHLSTSLATTSVFLQSADLVEYTDRPAGRWGGRDFAGPGPTDRFYPVRDGYVRLQTAVLEPEKWRAAGIDLDDTALRSDPVTEISRALASCTRESAVAKLTAAGVPAAPARRASEVATDRGLHARHLLGTFTALDGRRFITNDRLADFARTTVDTYFMAPGLGEHSVELLAESGATAEETETLIRSGVVIDGSPIDITYLPPYR; encoded by the coding sequence ATGGCCGCAAGCGACGAAGTCACCCGGGGAATGCTGGGCGACGTGCGAGTTCTCGACCTGGCGGAGGGGGGAGCCGGTTCGCTGGCAGCAGCGATCCTCGGTGACTACGGCGCCGAAGTCCTCAAGGTCGTGGCGAGGGACCCCCGCCGGGAGCCAACCGATGCGCTCCCCGGTTGGCTGGTTCGGAATCGATCGAAAACCCTTGTCCACGCGGACGCCTCTGCCGCGGCCGACCGCGCCGAGATCGGGCGGCTCGCGGATTCCGCCGACGTGGTTGTGGTAGACACGCTGGACAGGCTCACGGCGTTCGGTGTCGACGCCGACAGCCTGGGCACGCGGCGGCTTGTCGTCCGCACGCCCCCCTACTTGCCTGACGGAGCGCCATGGTCCGGGGAAGGCGAGTCGGCGGAGCTGCTCAGTGCGATATTCGGACTGTCGGCGTACCAGGCTTCATATCCGGGCAGTCCGGTCGACGCCGTCTATCCCTACCTCGTGCAGGCACACGGCGTGTGGACGGCGACGTGCGTCGTGGCCGCCCTGGTGGAGTACCGCTACACCGGCCTCGGGCAGCTTCTGACCGTGAGCGGGTTCAACGCGGCGGCCGTCTTCGGTGACCCCGTCATCACACGGCCCGATGACGAACCCGACCCCGACCGGGGTATCGGCCCCGAGGGCCTCAACCCGATGTACACGCGGTACCAGGCGGCCGACGGGGAATGGGTCTTCGTCGGCGGGCTCGGCCCGAAGTTCAGCAACCTTGTGATCGACATCGTCGGTCTGCGTGAGCTCCTGGACGATCCGCGCATCGGCGGGAGGATCGAGCGCCTGTGGCACATCGACAACAGCCGTTGGGTGATGAAGGCGTTCCAGGAGCGGTTCATGACCCGTCCGGCGGCGGAGTGGGTCGAACTGCTCGAACGCGGCGACGTTCCCTGCGTCCAGCTCGCCCACCGCGAGGAATGGTTCCGGTCCGAGCAGATGAAGCTCATGGACCAGCGGATCAGCCTCTTCGATCCCGTGCTGGGCGGGATCCACATGACGGGCGCCGTCGTGGACTCGGTGACGGTGCCCGCTGCCGTCTCGGCCACGTCCGGCGCGGTCACCGTCGCCGACGCGCAGTGGCATGTCACCCCGGGCAGTCCCGCCACGGCCCGGCCCGCGGTCGACGGCGGTCAGGGTCCGCTGGCCGGCTACCGAGCCGCCGTCTCCGGCTCCTACGTCGCAGGGCCCTACGTCGGCCGTCTGCTGGCCGAGCTGGGTGTCGACGTCATCAAGGTCGAACCGCTGGTCGGTGATCCCTGGCGCATGCAGGGCTTCAGCCTCAACCGTGGTTACCGGTCGATCGCGATCGACCTGTCCGGCCAGGACGGAAAGCAGGCGCTGGGCCGGCTGCTCACCTCCTGCGACGTGGTCGTCGACAACTTCCGACTCGGTGTCACCAAGCGACTCGGCATGAGCCATGAGGACCTCACCGAGGACAGGAAGGACATCGTCACGGTCTCGGTGACGGCCTACGGCGAGCGGGGACCGTTGGCCCGCAAGCCCGGCTACGACGTCGTCATCCAGGCGGCGGCCGGGATGATGCTCGCCCAGGGCGGCGACGACGAGCCCGTCCCCTACTCCGTCCCCCCGAACGACATGACGACCGGTGTGTGCGGGACTCTCGCCTCGGTGCTCGGTATCTACCACCGGACGATGACCGGGGAGGGACAGCACCTGTCGACCTCGCTCGCGACGACGTCCGTGTTCCTGCAGTCGGCGGATCTCGTCGAGTACACGGATCGCCCGGCGGGCCGGTGGGGCGGGCGGGACTTCGCCGGACCGGGGCCCACGGACCGCTTCTATCCCGTGAGGGACGGCTATGTGCGCCTGCAGACAGCGGTGCTGGAGCCCGAGAAGTGGCGCGCGGCCGGAATCGACCTGGACGACACGGCACTGCGATCGGACCCGGTGACGGAGATATCCCGGGCGCTCGCGTCATGCACCCGCGAGAGCGCGGTCGCGAAGCTCACCGCCGCAGGCGTTCCGGCCGCGCCGGCGCGACGCGCGTCGGAAGTCGCGACAGACCGCGGGCTGCACGCCCGACACCTCCTCGGCACGTTCACCGCCCTGGACGGGCGCCGCTTCATCACCAACGACCGGCTCGCGGACTTCGCCCGCACCACCGTGGACACGTACTTCATGGCGCCCGGCCTCGGCGAACACTCCGTCGAACTGCTGGCGGAGAGCGGTGCGACCGCCGAGGAGACGGAGACCCTGATCCGTTCTGGCGTCGTCATCGACGGTTCCCCGATCGACATCACCTACCTGCCTCCCTACCGGTGA
- a CDS encoding SDR family NAD(P)-dependent oxidoreductase gives MAGRLAGRTAVVTGGSTGIGQEIARRLAAEGADIAIADVNPADETRKLVAETGRRFFSDKVDVSDEDAINRFAARVRSELGSADILVNNAAVVLLADADHVTYEEWRRTFAVNVDGPFLASKAFIPDLKESGSGRIINITSSSYWTAPPPFVSYVSAKGALNGLTSVLAANLAAHDVTVNGVAAGLVRTAAALENTSEAFFEQAVQVQNIKRVQMPDDVSGVVAFLASDDAAFITGQIIVADGGSTRR, from the coding sequence ATGGCTGGACGACTGGCGGGCAGGACCGCCGTTGTGACCGGAGGCAGCACGGGTATCGGGCAGGAGATCGCCCGGAGGCTCGCGGCGGAGGGAGCGGACATCGCGATCGCGGACGTCAACCCGGCGGACGAGACGCGGAAACTGGTCGCGGAGACAGGTCGTCGGTTCTTCAGTGACAAGGTCGACGTCTCGGACGAGGACGCGATCAACCGGTTTGCCGCGAGGGTCCGCAGCGAACTGGGCTCCGCCGACATCCTGGTGAACAATGCGGCGGTGGTTCTGCTGGCCGACGCAGACCATGTGACGTACGAAGAGTGGCGGCGCACCTTCGCCGTCAACGTGGACGGTCCCTTCCTGGCCTCCAAGGCGTTCATTCCGGACCTGAAGGAGTCCGGGTCGGGACGGATCATCAACATCACGTCGTCGAGCTACTGGACCGCGCCGCCTCCGTTCGTCTCCTACGTCTCCGCCAAGGGCGCGCTGAACGGCCTCACCTCCGTCCTGGCCGCCAACCTCGCCGCTCACGACGTCACCGTCAACGGCGTCGCGGCGGGTCTGGTCCGGACCGCCGCGGCCCTGGAGAACACCAGCGAGGCCTTCTTCGAACAGGCCGTGCAGGTGCAGAACATCAAGCGGGTGCAGATGCCGGACGACGTCTCGGGTGTCGTGGCGTTCCTCGCCTCCGACGATGCCGCGTTCATCACGGGGCAGATCATCGTCGCGGACGGCGGCAGCACACGCCGCTGA
- a CDS encoding cupin domain-containing protein translates to MRTTRRAALIGMSALPLVLVPGVAHATPSSGVSSTTLYERTVDGMTYTLKRITISPGGTTGWHYHLGTVYGLVLEGTLIHSDADCATDGVYSSGDAITEPAGPAHVHIGRNLGSAPVVLDALYVDPVGTPLTVDAPNPGCGFQ, encoded by the coding sequence ATGCGCACGACCCGCCGCGCAGCCCTCATAGGCATGTCGGCCCTGCCCCTCGTCCTGGTACCGGGGGTGGCCCATGCCACGCCGAGTTCGGGAGTCTCGTCAACCACCCTCTACGAGCGGACGGTTGACGGCATGACGTACACACTGAAGCGGATCACGATCAGCCCCGGCGGTACGACCGGATGGCACTACCACCTCGGGACGGTGTACGGGCTCGTGCTGGAGGGCACGCTGATCCACTCGGACGCGGACTGCGCGACCGACGGCGTGTACTCCTCGGGTGACGCCATCACCGAACCGGCCGGACCGGCCCACGTCCACATCGGCCGGAACCTGGGCAGTGCCCCGGTGGTCCTCGACGCGCTGTACGTCGATCCGGTCGGCACCCCGCTCACAGTCGACGCCCCCAATCCCGGGTGCGGCTTCCAGTGA
- a CDS encoding TetR/AcrR family transcriptional regulator — protein sequence MLDAARTLFSERGYENTSINDIVQTSGVSVGSIYHQFGGKLEVFTALANELSGIHAAASARAAKRAAGAESASPATIYLAGAHAYLMSTWKERSITRIIIGDDGPAGFSPMRREALERFKHGTEGLTIGTPPLPDSTAFAVTGLLHAAALQIVQVENRRTAKRVADYFIDLLMCLFDPASALQEHPPKQSWH from the coding sequence GTGCTGGACGCAGCGCGGACACTGTTCTCCGAGCGCGGCTACGAGAACACCAGCATCAATGACATCGTTCAGACGTCGGGCGTGAGCGTCGGCAGTATCTACCACCAGTTCGGCGGCAAACTGGAGGTGTTCACCGCTCTGGCGAACGAGCTGTCGGGCATCCACGCCGCCGCCTCGGCCCGCGCCGCGAAACGGGCCGCCGGGGCCGAATCGGCCAGCCCAGCCACCATCTATCTCGCGGGGGCGCATGCCTACCTCATGAGCACATGGAAAGAACGCAGCATCACCCGCATCATCATCGGCGATGACGGGCCGGCGGGATTCTCTCCCATGCGGCGGGAGGCGCTGGAGCGGTTCAAACACGGCACGGAAGGTCTCACCATCGGCACCCCGCCTCTACCGGACTCGACCGCGTTCGCGGTGACCGGGCTGCTCCACGCGGCGGCTCTGCAGATCGTGCAGGTCGAGAACCGCCGGACCGCCAAGCGGGTCGCGGACTACTTCATCGATCTGCTCATGTGCCTGTTCGACCCGGCCTCGGCCCTGCAGGAGCACCCTCCGAAGCAGAGTTGGCACTGA
- a CDS encoding MFS transporter, producing the protein MVQIDSPAEASGESGRYTLRPGTLAAVVLAVCLSQMALSVPSLITGLIQQDLAPSSAQLTWIVDAFFIPVAALELGFGVFGDLFGRKRLLVGGAALIVVGSAVAVLVPGEGASTDTRVTLLIIGQLLSGIGAAAIFPTSLAMVAAGTHTTATRARGVAVWAAALSIGGFLGPLLAGVAAKIHTGWDGNGNWRWAYVGVLVIAAVSALLSLALAQNSAAPEGRSLDWPGQITAALGLFALLYAVIQGPESGWGSPQIVIAFIAAGVFLVLFVFVEGRVAQPLLLLSAFKNRAFAVNSVVTLVGMFGFLAIMYSTSIRLTTVQGFSPLKSSIAYLFFGGIGFVLLPLTSKLLERYNPRWVLFAGLVLIGVGGLWFAGVPASDRALGSIVGPLILAGTGSGLAFAAMSAVAVNALPNHLAGMASGATSTFRDLGFAFGPAIAGAVALGQAANEMAREVAGNPGLSKAYAAFQAAPAHAPADQRPQLEAAVHAVASGPLGANSVPATITSPDGQVIPFNPLKDVAFQALSNSYSHAYVLGGVAALVAAALTLAGGRGGPGETHLDDDPHTLDD; encoded by the coding sequence ATGGTCCAGATCGATTCACCCGCCGAGGCAAGCGGGGAGAGTGGCAGATACACCCTGAGGCCGGGCACGCTGGCCGCGGTGGTGCTCGCCGTGTGCCTGTCGCAGATGGCCCTTTCCGTGCCCTCGCTCATCACTGGGCTGATCCAGCAGGATCTCGCGCCGTCCTCGGCGCAGCTGACGTGGATCGTCGACGCCTTCTTCATCCCCGTCGCCGCGCTGGAACTGGGCTTCGGCGTGTTCGGTGACCTCTTCGGCCGCAAGCGTCTGCTCGTCGGGGGCGCTGCGCTCATCGTCGTGGGCTCGGCGGTCGCGGTCCTGGTGCCGGGTGAGGGGGCGTCGACGGACACCCGGGTGACGTTGCTGATCATTGGTCAACTCCTCAGCGGCATCGGGGCCGCGGCCATCTTCCCGACGAGCCTCGCCATGGTGGCGGCCGGCACGCACACCACCGCCACCCGCGCGCGGGGCGTGGCGGTCTGGGCCGCCGCGCTCTCGATCGGTGGCTTCCTCGGTCCGCTGCTGGCCGGCGTCGCCGCCAAGATCCACACCGGCTGGGACGGGAACGGGAACTGGCGCTGGGCCTACGTCGGTGTCCTGGTCATCGCCGCGGTCAGCGCGCTGCTGTCGCTGGCCCTCGCCCAGAACTCCGCCGCGCCTGAGGGCCGCTCCCTGGACTGGCCCGGGCAGATCACCGCCGCGCTCGGCCTGTTCGCTCTGCTCTACGCCGTGATCCAGGGCCCCGAGAGCGGCTGGGGTAGCCCGCAGATCGTCATCGCGTTCATCGCCGCGGGCGTCTTCCTCGTGCTGTTCGTCTTCGTGGAGGGTCGCGTCGCCCAGCCGCTCCTCCTCCTGAGCGCGTTCAAGAACCGGGCGTTCGCCGTCAACTCGGTGGTCACCCTGGTCGGCATGTTCGGCTTTCTCGCGATCATGTACTCCACCAGCATCCGCCTGACCACCGTCCAGGGATTCAGCCCACTGAAGAGCTCCATCGCCTACCTCTTCTTCGGCGGCATCGGCTTCGTCCTGTTGCCTCTCACGTCGAAGCTGCTGGAGCGCTACAACCCCCGGTGGGTTCTCTTCGCCGGCCTGGTCCTCATCGGGGTCGGCGGGCTGTGGTTCGCCGGCGTTCCGGCGAGCGACCGGGCGCTGGGCTCCATCGTCGGGCCGCTGATCCTCGCGGGCACCGGCTCGGGACTCGCCTTCGCCGCCATGAGCGCGGTCGCGGTCAATGCGCTGCCCAACCACCTCGCCGGGATGGCGAGCGGTGCCACGAGTACCTTCCGGGACCTCGGGTTCGCCTTCGGCCCCGCGATCGCGGGCGCTGTCGCGCTGGGCCAGGCCGCCAATGAGATGGCCCGTGAGGTGGCCGGCAATCCCGGTCTGAGTAAGGCGTACGCGGCTTTCCAGGCCGCTCCGGCCCACGCTCCCGCGGACCAGAGACCGCAGCTGGAGGCCGCGGTGCATGCCGTTGCCTCGGGACCGCTCGGCGCCAACTCGGTGCCGGCCACCATCACCTCGCCGGACGGTCAGGTCATCCCCTTCAACCCGCTCAAGGACGTAGCGTTCCAGGCCCTCAGCAACAGTTACTCCCACGCGTACGTGCTCGGCGGTGTGGCCGCCCTCGTGGCCGCGGCACTCACCCTCGCGGGCGGGCGCGGTGGTCCGGGAGAGACGCATCTCGACGACGATCCGCACACCCTCGACGACTGA
- a CDS encoding nuclear transport factor 2 family protein translates to MTTTQSAPGSKDDVRGPDTVSQAEAAWLVAITKGDEEQRALMLPDCVIVHGPVGNVHDRERFLAYNASMGATLEAETSEVTCRERGGRAIVTCYQKMSIRRVPDLPPFLVQAVATRVWFATDEGWRLGHMQLSRRQPAV, encoded by the coding sequence ATGACCACCACACAGTCAGCGCCGGGCAGCAAGGACGACGTCCGCGGGCCGGACACGGTCTCCCAGGCAGAGGCGGCGTGGCTCGTCGCGATCACGAAAGGGGACGAGGAGCAGCGTGCGCTCATGCTCCCCGACTGCGTGATCGTGCACGGGCCGGTCGGCAACGTCCACGACCGCGAGCGCTTCCTCGCTTACAACGCGTCGATGGGAGCCACCCTCGAGGCCGAGACCAGCGAGGTGACATGCCGGGAGCGAGGGGGACGGGCCATCGTGACGTGCTATCAGAAGATGAGCATCCGGCGCGTGCCCGACCTGCCGCCGTTCCTGGTGCAGGCGGTGGCCACCCGGGTGTGGTTCGCGACCGACGAGGGATGGCGGCTCGGCCACATGCAGCTCTCCCGGCGGCAACCTGCGGTATGA
- a CDS encoding IclR family transcriptional regulator — protein MPRANEPGRTVSSRLWDLLFAFDPDHTELSLADLVRRTGMPHATARRLTLELVEAGALERTSDNRFAIGLRLWRLGTLAPRAETLRSAAQPFVEDLYTALRQHVQLAVLQGDQAVIIERLSAVNAVGLTSQVGGHLPLHCSGVGKVLLSHSSPEFVDEVLAGRLRRFTPKTIVDPAELRRELASCRSTGTVVVKEELSEGAESVATRIVDGRGKVVAALSVVVAAGSIKLQAAVPSLVASGLGLSRSLGWRPGIPIRTS, from the coding sequence ATGCCGCGCGCGAACGAGCCCGGCCGGACCGTCAGCTCTCGGCTGTGGGACCTGCTGTTCGCCTTCGACCCCGACCACACCGAGCTGAGCCTCGCCGACCTGGTCAGGCGCACCGGCATGCCGCACGCCACCGCGCGGCGCCTCACGCTCGAACTCGTGGAGGCCGGTGCGTTGGAGCGCACCAGCGACAACCGGTTCGCGATCGGCCTGCGGCTGTGGCGTCTCGGCACGCTCGCACCTCGCGCCGAGACGCTCCGCAGCGCCGCCCAGCCCTTCGTGGAGGACCTGTACACGGCTCTGCGCCAGCATGTGCAGCTGGCCGTCCTCCAGGGCGACCAGGCCGTGATCATCGAACGCCTCTCGGCGGTCAACGCCGTCGGGCTCACCTCGCAGGTCGGCGGCCATCTGCCACTGCACTGCTCGGGTGTCGGCAAGGTGCTGCTGAGCCACAGCAGTCCGGAGTTCGTCGACGAGGTGCTGGCGGGCAGGCTGCGGCGCTTCACTCCCAAGACGATCGTGGACCCGGCCGAACTCCGTCGTGAACTGGCGTCCTGTCGTTCGACCGGAACGGTTGTCGTCAAGGAGGAGCTCAGCGAAGGCGCCGAGTCGGTCGCGACACGCATTGTCGACGGCCGCGGCAAGGTCGTCGCGGCACTGTCCGTCGTGGTGGCCGCAGGCTCGATCAAACTGCAGGCGGCCGTTCCCTCGCTGGTCGCGAGCGGACTGGGACTGTCCCGGAGTCTCGGCTGGCGGCCGGGCATTCCCATTCGGACGTCGTGA
- a CDS encoding FAD-dependent monooxygenase, with translation MSTDNDPKIAILGGGIGGLAAAAFLRDQGFDSDVYEQASALTEVGAGLVIAPNAARLLRRLGVLDRFIKRAVRMEIGWEFRRWQNGTVLSAENLEEGCIRLYGEHTYSAHRADLLDALKSAVPERSIHLGRRCVSVEFEGDQAVLRFEDGETVRPDILIGADGVHSRVRGAIVGPTQARESGICAFRALVPAHKAPDFAKRRAQTLWIGPDHHLVHYPVSGEDYVNLVAFAPAGADSVESWTATATVQELLDEFAGWDPRLVELIKSAETPGRWALLDREPLDRWNRGNATLLGDAAHPMFPFFAQGAAQAIEDGAVLSLCLAADRDNPIAALARYEELRRRRTARLQEVSHGRSHINHLPDGPEQQARDLQYSQADPLKENGWIYEYDPEVAVS, from the coding sequence ATGAGTACCGACAACGACCCCAAGATCGCGATTCTCGGTGGTGGCATCGGAGGCCTCGCCGCCGCGGCGTTCCTGCGCGACCAGGGCTTCGACAGTGACGTCTACGAGCAGGCGTCCGCCCTGACCGAGGTCGGCGCCGGCCTGGTGATCGCGCCCAACGCCGCCCGCCTGCTGCGACGTCTCGGCGTCCTGGACCGGTTCATCAAGCGCGCGGTCCGGATGGAGATCGGCTGGGAGTTCCGGCGCTGGCAGAACGGCACCGTTCTGTCCGCGGAGAACCTGGAGGAGGGCTGCATACGCCTGTACGGCGAGCACACGTACTCCGCCCACCGCGCCGACCTGCTGGACGCTCTGAAGTCGGCCGTCCCCGAGCGCTCCATCCACCTCGGCAGGCGCTGCGTCTCCGTCGAGTTCGAAGGCGACCAGGCTGTTCTGCGGTTCGAGGACGGCGAGACGGTCCGCCCGGACATCCTCATCGGCGCCGACGGGGTCCACTCCCGCGTGCGCGGCGCCATCGTCGGCCCGACTCAGGCGCGGGAGTCGGGCATCTGCGCCTTCCGGGCCCTTGTACCGGCGCACAAGGCACCCGACTTCGCCAAGCGGCGAGCCCAGACCCTCTGGATCGGCCCCGACCACCACCTCGTGCACTACCCGGTCTCCGGAGAGGACTACGTCAACCTCGTCGCCTTCGCGCCGGCCGGCGCCGACAGCGTGGAGTCCTGGACGGCCACCGCGACGGTCCAGGAACTGCTCGACGAGTTCGCCGGCTGGGATCCCCGCCTGGTGGAGCTGATCAAGTCGGCCGAGACGCCGGGGCGCTGGGCACTGCTCGACCGTGAGCCCCTCGACCGGTGGAACCGCGGCAACGCGACTCTGCTGGGCGACGCGGCCCACCCGATGTTCCCGTTCTTCGCTCAGGGCGCGGCCCAAGCGATCGAGGACGGCGCCGTCCTGTCCCTGTGCCTCGCGGCAGACCGGGACAACCCGATCGCGGCGCTGGCCCGCTACGAGGAACTGCGTCGCCGCCGCACGGCCCGCCTCCAGGAGGTCTCGCACGGAAGGTCACACATCAACCACCTGCCGGACGGCCCCGAGCAGCAGGCCCGCGACCTTCAGTACTCGCAGGCCGACCCGCTCAAAGAGAACGGCTGGATCTACGAGTACGACCCGGAGGTCGCCGTCTCATGA
- a CDS encoding NAD(P)-dependent alcohol dehydrogenase — MKITAAVSRESRTVPGLEQVDLDEPRPDEVLVRIVATGICHTDINAHNGRGVPVPRPIVLGHEGAGVVEAVGAGVTRLAPGDHVVLSGNSCGVCPRCLDARPTYCREAMRVAFGGARLDGSSPIAQDSDRIAAMFFGQSSFATYALAPARSAVLLPKDAPLHLMGPLGCGVITGAGSVLESFRLRPGQSIAVFGTGGVGLAAIMAARLAGARHIVAVDINRPRLDLARELGATDTVLGGAGAEQSLRDIDPDGFDFAYVTADAPSVYATATSCLAVEGTLGYVVAPASEWVPDTGFLLAGGRKLQGIIGGSANPHVLIPQLVEYWRAGRFPFDRMIEEFPFSDFARAWTETGSGRVIKAVLRMPET; from the coding sequence ATGAAGATCACTGCGGCGGTGTCACGCGAGAGCCGGACCGTCCCCGGCCTTGAGCAGGTCGACCTGGATGAACCGAGGCCGGACGAGGTCCTGGTCCGCATCGTGGCGACCGGCATCTGCCACACCGACATCAATGCGCACAACGGACGTGGGGTCCCCGTTCCGCGCCCCATCGTCCTCGGGCACGAGGGTGCTGGCGTGGTGGAGGCGGTCGGTGCCGGGGTGACCCGCCTCGCGCCCGGTGACCACGTGGTGCTCTCAGGCAACTCCTGCGGTGTGTGTCCCCGCTGTCTCGACGCGCGGCCCACCTACTGCCGGGAGGCGATGCGGGTGGCCTTCGGCGGCGCACGACTCGACGGCAGCTCGCCGATCGCCCAGGACAGTGACCGGATCGCGGCGATGTTCTTCGGGCAGTCCTCCTTCGCGACGTACGCACTGGCGCCCGCACGCAGCGCGGTCCTCCTTCCGAAGGACGCCCCGCTGCACCTGATGGGACCGCTCGGCTGCGGTGTCATCACGGGGGCGGGCTCGGTCCTGGAGTCGTTCCGGCTCCGCCCCGGACAGTCGATCGCGGTGTTCGGCACCGGAGGCGTGGGACTCGCGGCCATCATGGCGGCCCGTCTCGCAGGTGCCCGGCACATCGTCGCCGTCGACATCAACCGGCCCCGGCTCGACCTCGCCCGGGAGCTGGGCGCCACCGACACCGTGCTGGGCGGCGCCGGAGCCGAACAGTCGCTGCGAGACATCGACCCCGACGGCTTCGATTTCGCGTACGTCACCGCGGACGCACCGTCCGTCTACGCGACCGCGACGAGCTGCCTCGCTGTCGAAGGCACCCTCGGCTACGTGGTGGCACCCGCGAGTGAATGGGTCCCGGACACCGGCTTTCTCCTCGCCGGGGGCCGCAAGCTCCAAGGGATCATCGGGGGCTCGGCCAACCCCCACGTGCTGATCCCCCAGCTCGTCGAGTACTGGCGGGCTGGTCGGTTCCCCTTCGACCGGATGATCGAGGAGTTCCCGTTCAGCGACTTCGCCCGAGCGTGGACGGAGACCGGCTCCGGGCGGGTGATCAAGGCCGTACTCAGGATGCCGGAAACCTGA